A genomic window from Candidatus Omnitrophota bacterium includes:
- a CDS encoding desulfoferrodoxin FeS4 iron-binding domain-containing protein: MAVKKVGEKYRCNVCGNEVTVTKVGGGELVCCNQPMEKIAG; encoded by the coding sequence ATGGCAGTTAAGAAAGTAGGGGAGAAGTATAGATGCAATGTCTGCGGTAACGAGGTTACCGTGACTAAAGTCGGTGGCGGGGAATTGGTTTGCTGCAATCAGCCTATGGAAAAAATAGCAGGATAG